The genomic segment CTTTGCTAACGCCTTATGTAAACGAATGATAGTACTATCTTGGATGAGAACATCCTGGAAATGCCTCATTTTATCCGATAGTTTACGATGTTCTGTTCTCGCTAAGTATTCTATACCATGGATCACACATGTTTTTAGATAAAGAACCAACTCAGGAGAAAATCGCTCATACCAACTACTGTCACTCAACACAATGTCTCCTTCCCGTTCATAACTCCGTTTAAGACTGGCAAGAGTTCGCTGCATTCCAACACCAAAACTCAGGATTAAAACCCAGAATATCGCTACCGGGTCAACCTTACGTTTCCGTTCCACCAGCCCGGTTTCTTTTGCAGTGTCCCGTAGCCATTGCGGCGGGAAAAGTTTACACATCTCCTCTTCAAATTCATGCATCGGTTGTCGATTCTTTTTGCATCCCATAGTATATCCCATCCAAAGGAAGGAATGGGATACATTTATTTATACTCAAACGTTCTTAACCGATGACACATGAATATCTTTTGATAAAACAAAAACTATAAGATAGATAACATTGTTCACTGAACGGTGTAAAACGGAGGTTACTCACGTATGAAAAAAGAATTTAAAAAAGGATCTATATGTATTGTTGTCGATTATCAAAAATGTTGTGGGTCAGGTGAGTGCGTTAACGCTTGTCCCGTCAATATTTTTGAAATCGAAAACGGAAAGGCAGTCGCAAAAAATGTTGACGAATGTATTGAATGCTGTGTATGTGTTAATGTATGTCCACAGAAAGCAATCGAACATTCCTCCTGCAACTAACCTGAGATATATTTATGCATGAAAAACAGATCGCTATAAAACTGGTAAAAACATGGTTGATCGATGATATCATAACTCTATACAAAGCAGGTGGTTGGTGGAAGGATGAATTCGATCCAAATAGCATTCCGAGATTAATACAAGGAAGCTATGCTTTTGCTGTTGCTGTTGATACGAACATCGGAAAAGCAATTGGTATGGGGCGAGTTCTTTCTGATGGTATTTCAGATGCCTACATTCAAGATGTTGTTGTACTTCCAGAGTATCGAGGATTCAATATTGGAAAAAAAATAGTTCAAACCCTAGTCACCTATTGTATATCAAATAACATTCATTGGATTGGACTGATCGCTGAGCCAAACAGTCAACAGTTTTATACAAGTATTGGTTTTTCCCAAATGAAAGAGTATATCCCCATGCTTTTTGTATCCAATAAAGGTCGCAAACATGCTCCGTTTTAGTGATTTTAAAAAAATCACCTTGGATGATAAACCTCTTTTCGATGCGTATTTTGCAAAATATCCGCCGGTGCATAGTGGCATGCTTTTTACGACTATGATATGCTGGCAAGATCTTGTTAACTATCATTATGCCGGTATGAAAAACCATTTAATTATTTATACGAAAATGAAAGATACAATCCAGGTTCGCCCCCCAATTGGAGCATATGATAAAGATATTTTTGATACTGTTCTTTGGTTTGCATACCACGAGGCGTCAGAAGAAGCGTTCGGAATGATCGATATCGAAACAAAAAACTGGCTTACTAAACATACGAAAATACAGCATTTTATAGAAGATCGCGATTTTTTTGATTATGTGTATACTGCATCAGATCTTGCAAATCTTGCTGGAAGCGAATACGCAAAGATTCGAAACAGATTAAATAAATTCGTGAAGAGCTATCAATACACTCTTGAAACAATTACTGACAGCAATATGGAAGAAGTTGCCGAATTTTTAAAACGGTGGTGTCTATGGAAAGATTGTGAATCAGACGATATTTTAAAGTATGAACGAAAAGCGATGATGTTTGCAATGAGTCATTTTTTTGATTTAAATCTGAATGGTTTAGCACTTCGTATCGATGGACGAATTGAGGCTATATCTGTTTTTGAGCCGATGAATCCAACAACAGCAGTTGTTCATTTTGAAAAAGGTTCCCCTGAGTATGATGGTATCTACAAAGCAATCAATTTGGAGACCGCAAGAGTGCTCCAAAAAAAATATCAATTTATCAATCGACAAGAAGATATGGGTATACCTGGTCTCCGGCAGGCAAAAATGTCGTATCGTCCCCATCATTTTGTTGAAGTATTCCATATTGAAAAAAAAGATATCATCCTATAATGTCACATTTTTACCAACTATAAATATCATCGAAAACAACTGATGATCGTTTTTTATCTAACAATCTAGGGGTATAGAAACTAAATGTGAATGAATTAATCATGATCTTCATAGAAAAACAAGATGACAATCGTTCTATTGTCAATACAACTAGTATATGTATGCTGAAGGAATTCTTGTTCTAGGAGAATCAGCAGGTTTGCTGATAGAACAGTAATATCAACGTAGCTATGAGAACAGTTTTTTATAATATGAATAATCAGCTAAAAAACTATAACCTAGTTACAATTACTGTTGATTACCCACAGTGCAGTTTATGTGAAAATTGATTTATACATGAGATACAATTATCTTATGATGTATCTATGAATAAGCTCATAACAAAAATAGGAAACCTTCAATTTGAAAATCCAACAATACTTGCTTCAGGGATCATGGGTGAAGATGCTGGAAGCATGAACCGAATAATTGCTAGTGGTGCAGGAGGAATCGTTACAAAATCAATCGGTATCATACCACGTACTGGTTATCCCAATCCTACCTTCGTTGAACTCGAACATGGACTGCTGAACGCAATGGGCCTGCCAAATCCAGGAATCGATGCATTTTCAGAAGAATTACAACAACTAACAAAAACAAAAACACCAATCATCGGAAGTATCTATGGTGCGAATTCAGAGGAGTTTATCAATTTAGCACAAAAAATGGAATCCTACAAGGTTGACGCTATTGAATTAAATGTGAGCTGCCCTCATGCAAAGCGATTTGGGTTGGAAGTTGGTTCAGATCCGGTTTTACTTCAAGAAATAACCAACGCAGTCAAACAATCTGTGCATATACCAGTGTTTGTCAAACTATCACCAAATGTCACAAGTATCGCAGATATTGCAAGTGCTGCAGAAAAGGGAGGTGCTGATGCTATTGTTGCGATTAATACGGTAAAAGCAATGAAAATCAATATCGAACTTCAAAGACCGATACTAGCAAATAAAATTGGTGGCTATTCAGGAAAAGCAATAAAACCAATCGGAGTTCGATGTGTTTATGAAATTGCAGAAAGAGTTCAAATTCCAATTATTGGTGCCGGAGGAATAACTGACGGAAAAGACGTCATTGAATATATCATGGCAGGAGCAACAGCAGTGCAAATCGGAAGTGCAGTGTATTACCGCGATATAGATGTTTTTAAAAAAATTTGTAACGAATGTACTACATGGTTACATGAACATAACGTCAAAAAATTATCAGAGTTAGTTGGAGTTGCTCATACATGAACCAACCACGCATTACAGAAATTTGTTCAATTAAAAAGGAAGCAGAGAACATTTTTTCCATCGCATTTGATGACCCAAGAGATATAAAACCAGGACAGTTTTATATGATTTGGATTCCTGGAGTTGATGAAATTCCAATGAGTGTCTCTTCAATCACTGATACCACCAAGATGATCACATTTCGAATACTTGGTGATGCAACAAAGGCACTTGCATCACTTCATACGTATGATAAAATTGGAATACGTGGTCCATATGGTAATGGTTTTACTATTGCTGGAAAATCATTGCTTTTTGTTGGCGGGGGGACTGGTGTTGCTATGCTTGCACCGGCAGTCGAAGAAGCTCTCCGGAAAAAAATAAAAACAACGGTCATTATAGGTACGAAAACCGAAAGCGAAATTTTTTTTGATCAACGATTACATCAACAAGGTGCTCACGTTCTTATTACAACAGATGATGGATCGCGAGGAATCAAAGGTTTTGCATCAGATCTTGCCAAAGACATTCTTGAAAAAGAACAATTTGACGGCGTTCTTACTTGTGGACCTGAGATCATGATGAAAAAACTTCTGACGGTGTGCGATCATCTTAATTTTCAAGCATCACTTGAGCGATATATGAAGTGTGCTGTCGGTATTTGCGGCCAATGTTGTATCGGGGAAGGAATGCGTGTTTGTGTAGAAGGACCTGTGTTTGATAAACAATCCTTAAAAAAATTTTTTGATTTTGGTATATATACAAGAGATGCAAGTGGGAAAAAAATAAAATTTTAGGATAGGAAAAAATGATAACTCGCCGATATATTATTGTACTCAGTATACTTCTTATTCTAGCAGTATCCTTTGGGTATCTTTCACTACTGCCATACAGTGTCCCTAGAGCAAATCAATGGGCTGAAAAAGCAGTACAGATAGATAAACTTCATATGCTTGGATTTGATGGTTCTGGTGTTGTCATTGGAATTATCGACACCGG from the Candidatus Thermoplasmatota archaeon genome contains:
- a CDS encoding dihydroorotate dehydrogenase, which translates into the protein MNKLITKIGNLQFENPTILASGIMGEDAGSMNRIIASGAGGIVTKSIGIIPRTGYPNPTFVELEHGLLNAMGLPNPGIDAFSEELQQLTKTKTPIIGSIYGANSEEFINLAQKMESYKVDAIELNVSCPHAKRFGLEVGSDPVLLQEITNAVKQSVHIPVFVKLSPNVTSIADIASAAEKGGADAIVAINTVKAMKINIELQRPILANKIGGYSGKAIKPIGVRCVYEIAERVQIPIIGAGGITDGKDVIEYIMAGATAVQIGSAVYYRDIDVFKKICNECTTWLHEHNVKKLSELVGVAHT
- a CDS encoding dihydroorotate dehydrogenase electron transfer subunit: MNQPRITEICSIKKEAENIFSIAFDDPRDIKPGQFYMIWIPGVDEIPMSVSSITDTTKMITFRILGDATKALASLHTYDKIGIRGPYGNGFTIAGKSLLFVGGGTGVAMLAPAVEEALRKKIKTTVIIGTKTESEIFFDQRLHQQGAHVLITTDDGSRGIKGFASDLAKDILEKEQFDGVLTCGPEIMMKKLLTVCDHLNFQASLERYMKCAVGICGQCCIGEGMRVCVEGPVFDKQSLKKFFDFGIYTRDASGKKIKF
- a CDS encoding phosphatidylglycerol lysyltransferase domain-containing protein, with translation MLRFSDFKKITLDDKPLFDAYFAKYPPVHSGMLFTTMICWQDLVNYHYAGMKNHLIIYTKMKDTIQVRPPIGAYDKDIFDTVLWFAYHEASEEAFGMIDIETKNWLTKHTKIQHFIEDRDFFDYVYTASDLANLAGSEYAKIRNRLNKFVKSYQYTLETITDSNMEEVAEFLKRWCLWKDCESDDILKYERKAMMFAMSHFFDLNLNGLALRIDGRIEAISVFEPMNPTTAVVHFEKGSPEYDGIYKAINLETARVLQKKYQFINRQEDMGIPGLRQAKMSYRPHHFVEVFHIEKKDIIL
- a CDS encoding IS4 family transposase, which produces MHEFEEEMCKLFPPQWLRDTAKETGLVERKRKVDPVAIFWVLILSFGVGMQRTLASLKRSYEREGDIVLSDSSWYERFSPELVLYLKTCVIHGIEYLARTEHRKLSDKMRHFQDVLIQDSTIIRLHKALAK
- a CDS encoding 4Fe-4S binding protein; translated protein: MKKEFKKGSICIVVDYQKCCGSGECVNACPVNIFEIENGKAVAKNVDECIECCVCVNVCPQKAIEHSSCN
- a CDS encoding GNAT family N-acetyltransferase encodes the protein MHEKQIAIKLVKTWLIDDIITLYKAGGWWKDEFDPNSIPRLIQGSYAFAVAVDTNIGKAIGMGRVLSDGISDAYIQDVVVLPEYRGFNIGKKIVQTLVTYCISNNIHWIGLIAEPNSQQFYTSIGFSQMKEYIPMLFVSNKGRKHAPF